One Limisphaerales bacterium genomic region harbors:
- a CDS encoding Mrp/NBP35 family ATP-binding protein codes for MSLEQSIEDALKGVNYPGYSRDIVSFGLVKNIASANGSASIALELTTHNPEIAAQLKAAVESAATSVDGINRAMVQIKMPPAGEAPASGQAGPNRVPGINKVIAVASGKGGVGKSTCAVNLACALAQNGGEIGLLDCDIYGPSVPLMMGVDERPLVSPEEKLVPLMSHGVKLMSMGFLLDGDQPVIWRGPMIMKTIQQFVMQVDWGTLDYLLIDLPPGTGDAQLSLCQTVPLDGGVIVTTPQEASLGVVRKGIAMFDRVNVPILGIVENMSYFTAPNGDRIEIFGHGGGAAEAERQETAFLGEVPLFTEIREGGDAGIPVVVKSPEGAPAQAFGKVAAALRETLD; via the coding sequence ATGAGTTTAGAACAATCCATCGAAGACGCCCTCAAAGGCGTGAACTATCCCGGTTACTCGCGCGACATTGTGTCGTTTGGCCTCGTGAAAAATATCGCGTCCGCCAATGGCTCCGCCAGCATCGCGCTTGAGCTCACCACTCATAACCCCGAAATTGCCGCCCAACTCAAAGCCGCCGTCGAATCCGCCGCGACCTCCGTGGACGGTATCAACCGCGCGATGGTGCAAATCAAAATGCCGCCCGCCGGCGAAGCTCCCGCCAGCGGTCAAGCCGGGCCCAATCGCGTGCCGGGCATCAACAAAGTCATCGCCGTTGCTTCCGGCAAAGGCGGTGTGGGCAAGAGCACTTGCGCGGTGAACCTCGCCTGCGCACTGGCCCAAAACGGCGGCGAAATCGGTTTGCTCGATTGCGACATCTACGGCCCGAGCGTGCCGTTGATGATGGGCGTGGACGAACGGCCACTGGTGAGCCCCGAAGAAAAATTGGTGCCATTGATGAGCCACGGCGTGAAGCTGATGAGCATGGGGTTTTTGTTGGACGGCGATCAGCCGGTCATCTGGCGCGGGCCGATGATTATGAAAACCATCCAGCAGTTTGTGATGCAAGTGGACTGGGGCACGCTGGATTATTTGCTAATTGATCTGCCGCCGGGCACGGGCGACGCGCAACTTTCACTTTGCCAAACTGTGCCGCTCGATGGCGGCGTCATTGTCACCACTCCGCAGGAAGCCTCGCTCGGCGTGGTCCGCAAAGGCATTGCAATGTTCGATCGCGTGAATGTGCCGATCCTCGGCATCGTAGAAAATATGAGCTACTTCACCGCGCCCAATGGCGACCGCATCGAAATCTTCGGCCACGGCGGAGGCGCGGCGGAAGCGGAGCGGCAAGAAACAGCCTTCCTCGGCGAGGTGCCGCTGTTTACCGAAATCCGCGAAGGCGGCGATGCCGGCATTCCGGTGGTGGTCAAATCCCCCGAAGGCGCGCCGGCGCAGGCCTTTGGCAAAGTTGCCGCGGCATTGCGCGAGACGCTCGATTAG
- a CDS encoding aspartate carbamoyltransferase catalytic subunit, with the protein MSWHRKHLLDIESLSAEELTTVLDTAREFKAVGERDIKKVPALQGKTVVNFFVEPSTRTRVSFELSAKRLSADIINFSADASSFQKGESLKDTARTLEALNADIIVIRHKAAGAPHFLARFLNAHVVNAGDGAHEHPTQALLDVFTIREKKGDIAGLNVTILGDILFSRVARSNIWALRKLGANVTLCGPSTLVPRVFEQMGCRVTYDLDEALAGADVINLLRIQHERQRKTMFPSIGEYARLFGLNRARLAKAKPDALIMHPGPMNRGVEIESELADGNRAVILEQVTNGIAVRMAVLYLVNGGNAEEL; encoded by the coding sequence ATGAGTTGGCATCGCAAACATCTGCTGGACATCGAAAGCCTCAGCGCCGAGGAACTCACCACCGTGCTCGACACTGCGCGTGAATTCAAAGCCGTGGGCGAGCGCGACATCAAAAAAGTCCCCGCGCTCCAAGGCAAAACGGTGGTGAACTTTTTTGTCGAACCCTCCACCCGCACGCGGGTGAGCTTTGAACTTTCCGCGAAGCGATTGAGCGCGGACATCATCAATTTTTCCGCCGACGCCTCGTCGTTCCAAAAAGGCGAGAGCCTCAAGGATACCGCGCGCACGCTCGAAGCACTCAATGCCGACATCATCGTCATCCGGCACAAGGCCGCCGGAGCGCCGCATTTCCTCGCGCGCTTTCTCAATGCCCACGTCGTCAACGCTGGCGACGGCGCGCACGAGCACCCCACACAGGCACTGCTTGACGTGTTTACCATTCGCGAAAAGAAGGGCGACATCGCCGGACTCAATGTCACCATCCTCGGTGATATTTTGTTCAGCCGCGTGGCGCGCTCCAACATTTGGGCCCTGCGCAAGCTCGGCGCAAACGTCACCCTCTGTGGCCCAAGCACGCTCGTGCCGCGCGTCTTCGAGCAAATGGGATGTCGCGTCACTTACGATCTTGATGAAGCATTGGCCGGCGCCGATGTCATCAACCTCCTGCGCATCCAGCACGAACGCCAGCGCAAAACGATGTTCCCCAGTATCGGCGAATACGCCCGCCTCTTCGGCCTCAACCGCGCACGCCTCGCCAAAGCGAAACCCGACGCCCTCATCATGCATCCGGGCCCAATGAACCGAGGTGTGGAAATCGAAAGCGAACTCGCCGACGGCAACCGCGCCGTGATTTTAGAACAAGTCACCAACGGCATCGCCGTCCGGATGGCGGTGTTATACTTAGTGAACGGCGGAAATGCCGAAGAGCTTTAG
- the dnaN gene encoding DNA polymerase III subunit beta has translation MKISVTKEDLASGLQAVQNVVGARSTLPILSNVLLVAGAKRLELRATDLEVSVHASVPATVDREGATSMPAKRLFGLVREIEANEIDIEVSEKEVATVQAGASKYKLNGIGADEYPQQAKFKKSETIKVEQAKFKEMIRKTGYAVSTDESRHVLNGINIVISEERLTLVATDGRRLALVEEEINGGTDAAFIVPNKAVAELQRLLQSTGEVEIRLGDTHVEFTLPQDGGEAIRLHSKLVEGNYPNFKQVIPAEFKERITLGKEELHHALRRADQITSDKANSVKLTFANDTLAITANTPDVGSGRESIAIKYKGPEIEVAFNPTFLMDPLKVLEGDEVFFELTDSLSPGVLKSNTPFLYVLMPMRTHH, from the coding sequence GTGAAAATCTCGGTAACCAAGGAAGACCTCGCCAGCGGATTGCAGGCCGTCCAAAATGTGGTGGGCGCTCGGTCCACACTTCCCATTCTTTCAAACGTACTGCTCGTCGCCGGAGCCAAACGACTGGAACTGCGCGCCACAGATCTTGAGGTGAGCGTGCACGCCTCGGTGCCCGCCACGGTCGACCGCGAAGGAGCAACCTCGATGCCCGCCAAACGGCTCTTCGGATTGGTGCGCGAAATTGAGGCGAACGAAATTGACATCGAGGTAAGCGAAAAAGAGGTGGCCACGGTTCAAGCCGGCGCATCGAAGTACAAGCTCAACGGCATTGGAGCGGATGAATATCCACAGCAAGCGAAATTTAAAAAGAGCGAAACAATCAAAGTGGAGCAGGCGAAATTCAAGGAGATGATTCGCAAAACCGGATACGCCGTGAGTACCGATGAATCGCGCCACGTGCTTAACGGAATCAACATCGTCATAAGCGAAGAACGGCTTACGCTGGTGGCCACGGACGGAAGGCGACTTGCGCTCGTGGAAGAGGAAATCAACGGCGGCACCGACGCGGCATTCATCGTACCCAACAAAGCGGTGGCCGAATTGCAACGGCTACTGCAAAGCACGGGCGAAGTGGAAATCCGCCTCGGAGACACGCACGTGGAATTCACACTCCCGCAGGACGGCGGCGAAGCGATCAGATTACACAGCAAATTGGTGGAAGGAAATTATCCAAATTTCAAACAGGTTATTCCCGCCGAATTCAAGGAACGGATCACGCTCGGCAAGGAGGAGCTCCACCACGCATTGCGGCGGGCGGACCAAATCACCAGCGACAAAGCGAATTCCGTAAAGCTAACGTTTGCCAACGACACACTCGCCATCACCGCGAACACACCCGACGTGGGATCCGGGCGTGAATCCATCGCCATCAAATACAAAGGCCCGGAAATCGAAGTCGCCTTTAACCCCACGTTCTTGATGGATCCCCTCAAGGTGCTCGAAGGGGACGAAGTGTTTTTTGAACTCACCGACAGCCTCAGCCCCGGCGTGCTCAAGAGCAACACGCCCTTCCTTTACGTTTTGATGCCGATGCGCACGCATCACTAG
- the lpxA gene encoding acyl-ACP--UDP-N-acetylglucosamine O-acyltransferase — protein MIHPTAIIDPKAELHETVSVGPYTVIDSGVTVGADCVIGPHIHLTGEITLGKNNRIHAGAVLGDAPQDLKYTGEPTRLRIGDDNVIREHVTLHRSNSPEEDTIIGSHNFFMAASHVGHNAVVGDHNIFANGALVGGHAVIADRVFLSGNCAVHQFVRIGTLAMMQGNAAVSQDLPPYTMGFGVNKLCGLNIVGLRRAGVGAQERSMLKACYRRVFLEGEKAAELLKETVGPQAGDFLEFIVASDRGVCAHASRKASVSD, from the coding sequence ATGATTCATCCCACCGCTATCATCGACCCCAAAGCCGAGCTGCACGAAACCGTCTCCGTTGGACCGTACACCGTCATTGACTCCGGAGTGACGGTGGGCGCGGACTGCGTCATTGGGCCTCACATTCATCTCACAGGCGAAATCACGCTGGGCAAAAATAATCGCATCCACGCCGGCGCAGTGTTGGGCGATGCGCCGCAGGATTTGAAATACACGGGCGAACCGACGCGATTACGCATTGGCGATGACAATGTGATTCGCGAGCACGTCACGCTGCATCGATCCAACTCGCCAGAAGAAGACACCATCATCGGCAGCCACAATTTTTTTATGGCGGCCAGTCATGTGGGCCACAACGCCGTGGTGGGCGACCACAACATTTTCGCCAATGGCGCGCTCGTGGGCGGGCACGCGGTGATTGCCGATCGCGTATTTCTTTCTGGCAACTGCGCCGTGCATCAATTCGTGCGCATCGGGACGCTGGCGATGATGCAAGGCAACGCCGCGGTGAGCCAGGATTTGCCGCCCTACACGATGGGGTTCGGCGTGAACAAATTATGCGGCCTCAACATCGTTGGCCTTCGCCGTGCGGGCGTGGGAGCGCAGGAGCGCTCGATGTTAAAGGCGTGCTATCGCCGGGTGTTTTTGGAAGGCGAAAAGGCGGCGGAATTATTGAAAGAAACCGTGGGGCCCCAAGCGGGGGATTTTTTGGAATTTATCGTCGCGAGTGATCGCGGCGTATGCGCGCACGCCAGCCGCAAAGCCAGCGTATCGGATTAA
- the radC gene encoding DNA repair protein RadC, with amino-acid sequence MTLATRIKDLPNRERPRERLAELGPDALSDAELIAILLRTGLQGKSAVDVGTELVHQFGTLSALSQATLEELQTIKGIGRDKAIALQSAFTLARRMAAEIRESAPVLDTPDSVAELLREECRPYEVEHFYAIFVNTRRRLIRKVHLSNGTLDAAIVHPRDVFRHAVAANASAVILVHNHPSGDPTPSKADITVTRDLVRAGQLLKIEVLDHVILGQRTTDRARDYFSLKEHGYIYK; translated from the coding sequence ATGACTCTTGCCACGCGCATCAAAGATTTACCAAACCGCGAGCGTCCGCGTGAACGATTGGCCGAGCTGGGGCCGGACGCGCTTTCCGATGCGGAACTCATCGCCATTCTTTTGCGCACCGGTCTGCAGGGAAAATCAGCAGTGGATGTGGGCACAGAATTGGTCCACCAATTTGGGACCCTTAGTGCCCTTTCCCAAGCCACGCTGGAGGAATTGCAAACCATCAAAGGCATCGGCCGCGACAAAGCCATCGCGCTGCAAAGCGCCTTTACCCTCGCGCGTCGGATGGCAGCGGAGATTCGAGAATCCGCGCCGGTGCTCGACACGCCGGATTCCGTTGCAGAACTTTTGCGCGAAGAGTGCCGCCCTTACGAGGTCGAACATTTTTATGCCATCTTCGTCAACACTCGCCGCCGCCTCATTCGCAAAGTGCATCTCTCCAACGGCACACTCGACGCCGCCATCGTCCACCCCCGCGACGTCTTCCGCCACGCCGTGGCCGCCAATGCCTCCGCCGTCATCCTCGTCCACAATCATCCCAGCGGCGACCCCACACCGTCCAAAGCGGACATCACCGTCACCCGCGATCTCGTGCGCGCCGGGCAACTTTTAAAAATCGAAGTGCTCGACCACGTCATCCTCGGCCAACGCACCACCGACCGCGCGCGCGATTATTTTTCTCTGAAAGAGCACGGGTACATTTACAAATAA
- the miaA gene encoding tRNA (adenosine(37)-N6)-dimethylallyltransferase MiaA: MGAPVFIAGPTASGKSAVALEVAQQKNGEIISVDSMQVYRGLNLGTAKPSAEETARVLHHHIDILDLTESFDAASFVTRTETIIEKIKSPIFCGGTGLYFSAWLEGLGEAPQANAPLRTALEEEDLETLVAELLERDPATHATIDRQNRRRVVRAVEVIRLTGKPFSEQRAEWTGQVPPNFFLLERDRKDLRHRIDVRVDAMFAAGLVEETCSLRSALEGNPVAQQALGYRQVIGHLNGEQGLPETVALVKSRTWQFARRQMTWFRKLHGAQTLTVPANEAAAETAQRLIDQLK; the protein is encoded by the coding sequence ATGGGCGCACCCGTCTTCATCGCGGGCCCCACCGCCAGCGGGAAATCCGCCGTGGCGCTTGAGGTGGCCCAACAGAAAAACGGAGAAATTATTTCCGTCGATTCAATGCAAGTTTACCGGGGTCTGAATCTCGGGACGGCCAAGCCCTCCGCAGAAGAAACTGCGCGCGTCCTGCATCATCACATCGACATACTTGATTTAACCGAATCCTTCGATGCCGCAAGTTTTGTGACGCGGACAGAAACAATCATCGAAAAAATAAAGAGTCCAATTTTTTGTGGCGGAACCGGATTGTATTTCAGCGCGTGGCTTGAAGGGTTGGGCGAAGCGCCGCAAGCGAACGCACCACTGCGGACAGCGTTGGAAGAGGAGGATTTAGAAACCCTCGTGGCCGAATTGCTTGAGCGCGACCCCGCCACACACGCGACCATCGATCGCCAAAACCGAAGACGCGTGGTGCGTGCAGTTGAAGTCATTCGCCTCACCGGCAAACCGTTTTCCGAACAGCGCGCAGAATGGACGGGCCAGGTGCCACCAAATTTTTTCCTGCTCGAAAGGGATCGCAAAGATTTGCGGCATCGCATCGATGTCCGCGTGGATGCGATGTTTGCCGCCGGATTGGTCGAAGAAACTTGTTCGCTGCGCTCAGCGCTGGAGGGCAATCCTGTCGCGCAACAAGCCCTCGGATATCGACAGGTTATTGGGCACCTTAACGGCGAACAAGGCTTGCCGGAAACCGTCGCGTTGGTTAAGTCACGCACATGGCAATTCGCCCGCAGACAAATGACGTGGTTTCGCAAACTGCACGGAGCACAAACGCTGACCGTGCCCGCCAACGAGGCGGCGGCGGAAACAGCGCAACGTTTGATTGATCAACTCAAGTGA
- the lspA gene encoding signal peptidase II: METPTADRQSTGGSVPFIEEKRILITAAIVLAADQISKQLVIRALGTGETKEVIEGFFRFVNWQNTGAAWSMFEGSSLPLAALSAVALIALIKFRYHFETHTSTGKLAFGLLIGGILGNLIDRVAYQHVIDFIRFYIIRSDGTPLGYPAFNIADMGICVGVGLLFLLAWREGTPDEEEKEETAKES; the protein is encoded by the coding sequence ATGGAAACCCCCACGGCAGACCGGCAATCCACCGGCGGCTCCGTTCCGTTCATTGAGGAAAAACGCATCCTCATCACGGCCGCCATCGTGTTGGCGGCAGATCAAATTTCAAAACAGTTGGTCATCCGCGCACTCGGCACAGGAGAAACAAAGGAAGTGATTGAAGGATTTTTTCGCTTTGTGAATTGGCAAAACACCGGCGCCGCATGGAGTATGTTTGAGGGAAGCAGTCTCCCGCTTGCCGCGCTTTCGGCGGTCGCACTGATTGCGCTCATCAAGTTTCGCTATCATTTTGAAACCCACACCTCCACCGGAAAGCTCGCATTCGGCCTACTTATCGGCGGCATCCTTGGCAATCTCATCGATCGTGTGGCATACCAACACGTGATCGATTTTATTAGATTTTATATCATCCGCAGCGATGGCACGCCGCTGGGATACCCGGCGTTCAACATCGCGGATATGGGCATTTGTGTCGGAGTGGGATTACTCTTCCTCCTTGCCTGGCGCGAGGGAACGCCGGACGAAGAGGAAAAAGAGGAAACCGCAAAGGAATCCTAA
- a CDS encoding cysteine desulfurase — translation MKRRVYLDHLSGTPLAPEVREAMRPFFEEHHHGLAAREAIATAREQCAQLIGSSPEEILFASSGTETNNLAVKGTAFAQRERGNHIVLSNIEHPSIEQSVAWLEENGFTATRVPVDAEGFISPAAIAEAFTDKTILIATHHASHDLGTIQDITAIGALAAERAIPFMVDATASGHWLPIDVAAANIALLTLAPHRFSGPQGAGILYRNRRAPLAAIIHGGAQEDGFRAGTENLPVIIGAGAAAALPPIEVSALQRQLHEGLLKTIGPLRLNGAALGAGRLPTHLNYSIDGIEGEGLALALDLQGIAIASGAACVTKNLAVPPALTAIGLDAASAKGNVLLSLGRDTTAADIDHVLEVIPKQVDKLRSLSPAWDA, via the coding sequence ATGAAACGCCGCGTGTATCTTGACCATCTTTCGGGCACTCCCCTTGCGCCCGAAGTACGCGAGGCAATGCGACCGTTTTTCGAGGAGCATCACCACGGCTTAGCCGCACGCGAAGCCATCGCCACCGCCCGCGAACAATGCGCCCAACTCATCGGCAGCTCTCCCGAAGAAATCCTCTTCGCCAGCAGCGGCACCGAGACCAACAACCTCGCCGTAAAAGGCACTGCCTTCGCCCAACGCGAACGCGGAAACCATATCGTGCTCTCGAACATCGAGCATCCGTCCATCGAGCAATCCGTCGCGTGGCTGGAGGAAAATGGATTCACCGCCACGCGCGTGCCCGTGGATGCCGAAGGGTTTATTTCACCCGCGGCCATTGCCGAAGCTTTCACGGACAAAACCATCCTCATCGCCACCCACCACGCCAGCCACGATCTCGGGACAATCCAAGACATCACCGCCATCGGCGCCCTCGCCGCCGAACGCGCCATTCCGTTTATGGTCGACGCCACCGCGAGCGGCCATTGGCTGCCCATCGATGTGGCCGCCGCAAATATCGCGCTGCTCACCCTCGCCCCCCATCGCTTTAGCGGACCGCAAGGCGCGGGCATTTTATATCGCAACCGCCGTGCGCCGCTCGCGGCAATTATCCACGGCGGCGCGCAGGAAGACGGCTTCCGTGCGGGCACGGAAAACCTCCCCGTCATCATTGGCGCGGGAGCCGCCGCCGCGTTGCCCCCGATCGAAGTCTCCGCACTGCAGCGCCAATTGCACGAAGGTTTGCTGAAAACCATCGGGCCCCTTCGGCTCAATGGTGCGGCGCTGGGCGCGGGTCGTTTGCCCACGCACCTCAATTATTCCATCGATGGCATTGAGGGTGAAGGGCTGGCACTCGCACTGGATTTGCAGGGCATCGCCATTGCCAGCGGCGCGGCGTGTGTCACCAAAAATCTCGCCGTGCCGCCTGCGCTGACGGCAATCGGGCTTGACGCCGCATCGGCCAAAGGCAACGTTCTCCTCTCCCTCGGCCGCGACACCACGGCAGCGGACATCGACCACGTGCTGGAAGTCATTCCGAAACAAGTTGATAAACTCCGCAGCTTGTCGCCCGCGTGGGACGCTTGA
- the hflX gene encoding GTPase HflX, which produces MKALAEQVGATERVFLIGAELSKRNGADLAETMAELAELASTAGAKIIGEGTQRLDRPHAATYIGKGKAAEFAEECKLGDVDTVIFDDELSPAQTRNLERVFDCKVLDRTALILDIFAQRARTREGRMQIEMAQLQHILPRLTGLWTHLSRQKGGIGMRGDGESQLEVDRRRIQERISKLRRDLKEVKRVRSTQRQGRQRSQWPLASIVGYTNAGKSTLLNALTGAEVLAEDKLFATLDPTTRRINLPTNQNALLSDTVGFIRKLPHQLVESFKATLEEVVEADLLLHVVDVSSESAADQINSVNEVLKEIAADDKPTLMVFNKIDQLPERNGNLHWLSEYPHAVCVSAKTGEGLDDLQAELGIMLRPIRPCLELQVPASDGATLARIRALGQVDEESYEGDTVHLKARIPEHAQAEFARFTR; this is translated from the coding sequence GTGAAAGCCCTCGCGGAACAAGTTGGAGCCACCGAACGAGTCTTTCTCATTGGCGCAGAACTGAGCAAACGCAACGGCGCGGACCTCGCCGAAACGATGGCCGAATTAGCCGAGCTCGCCAGTACCGCAGGAGCGAAAATCATCGGCGAAGGCACCCAACGCCTCGACCGCCCACACGCCGCCACTTACATTGGCAAAGGCAAGGCGGCGGAATTTGCAGAGGAATGCAAACTCGGGGACGTCGACACCGTCATTTTTGATGATGAACTTTCACCCGCCCAAACGCGCAACCTCGAGCGTGTGTTTGACTGCAAAGTACTCGATCGCACTGCCCTCATCCTCGACATCTTCGCCCAACGCGCCCGCACGCGGGAAGGCAGGATGCAAATCGAAATGGCGCAACTGCAGCATATTCTGCCGAGGCTCACGGGATTGTGGACGCACCTTTCGCGGCAGAAAGGCGGCATCGGAATGCGGGGCGACGGCGAGAGCCAGCTCGAGGTGGATCGCCGCCGCATTCAGGAACGCATTTCCAAATTGCGGCGCGATTTGAAGGAGGTCAAACGCGTGCGCTCAACCCAACGCCAAGGCCGCCAGCGCAGTCAATGGCCGCTTGCGTCCATCGTCGGGTATACGAACGCCGGCAAATCTACGCTACTCAACGCGCTCACCGGCGCGGAGGTGTTGGCCGAGGACAAGCTCTTCGCCACGCTCGATCCCACCACGCGCCGCATCAATTTGCCGACCAATCAAAACGCGCTGCTCAGCGATACCGTCGGCTTCATCCGCAAGTTGCCACATCAACTCGTGGAATCATTCAAAGCCACGCTCGAGGAAGTGGTCGAAGCGGATTTGCTGTTGCATGTGGTCGATGTTTCCAGCGAGTCAGCCGCCGACCAAATTAATTCAGTCAACGAAGTGCTCAAGGAAATTGCTGCGGACGACAAGCCGACACTGATGGTCTTCAACAAAATCGATCAACTCCCCGAACGCAACGGCAACCTCCATTGGTTGTCCGAATACCCGCACGCGGTGTGCGTTTCCGCCAAAACCGGCGAAGGGCTTGATGACCTCCAAGCCGAGCTGGGCATAATGCTGCGGCCAATTCGTCCGTGCCTTGAGTTGCAAGTTCCTGCCAGCGATGGGGCCACGCTTGCCCGCATCCGCGCGCTGGGCCAAGTGGATGAGGAAAGCTACGAAGGCGACACCGTCCACCTCAAAGCCCGCATCCCCGAACACGCCCAAGCGGAGTTCGCCCGCTTTACTCGGTAG
- the pyrR gene encoding bifunctional pyr operon transcriptional regulator/uracil phosphoribosyltransferase PyrR: MADPNASRTVLEADALARAWRRVAHEIAEAHADGGTILLVGIQRGGVALAQQLGKTLTGIYGQPVAVGSVEPGLHRDDLSQRGMAELRPTELPADLANNVVVLIDDVLSTGRTVRASIDAVMGFGRPQCIRLAVLIDRGHRELPIRPDFVGKNLPTHPDEHVEVRTADSGAPIAVTIKK, from the coding sequence ATGGCTGACCCAAACGCATCGCGCACCGTGCTCGAAGCCGACGCCCTTGCGCGCGCGTGGCGGCGCGTGGCGCACGAGATCGCAGAAGCCCACGCGGACGGGGGCACCATTTTGCTCGTGGGCATCCAACGCGGCGGAGTCGCGCTGGCGCAGCAGCTCGGCAAAACGCTCACCGGCATTTATGGTCAACCCGTCGCCGTGGGTTCGGTGGAGCCGGGCTTGCACCGCGATGATCTTTCCCAGCGCGGCATGGCCGAACTGCGCCCCACCGAGTTGCCCGCCGATTTGGCAAACAACGTGGTGGTGCTCATCGACGACGTCCTCAGCACCGGCCGCACCGTACGGGCCTCCATTGATGCCGTGATGGGCTTTGGCCGGCCGCAGTGCATTCGGCTGGCGGTCCTCATTGATCGCGGCCATCGCGAGCTGCCCATCCGGCCGGATTTCGTCGGCAAAAATCTCCCCACCCATCCCGACGAGCACGTGGAAGTGCGCACGGCCGATTCCGGTGCGCCCATCGCCGTCACGATTAAAAAATGA
- the grpE gene encoding nucleotide exchange factor GrpE, giving the protein MSKGPKSKDAKSSKSSTPKALPLPVTVPKWPFLLADIIFIGLAYWISTLIDGPAQQWHISSILVCAGLGAAFAVAPFYFEYRAEAKAVEIAQLTTVAKEVNNMETVAAQISEATASWNAVQESSGQTAQLAEEIAAGIAATVKEHHEFMAKAGNDEHATLKLEVEKLRRAEQDWASTLVGQLDLIFRLERSAAASGKEPFMQTMATFQGQCRELAKRVGLVAFEADADAAFDAEHHAVLDNEPKPTDGDKVTETRLPGIRLQGRLIRKPLVSVA; this is encoded by the coding sequence ATGAGCAAGGGCCCCAAAAGCAAAGATGCAAAATCCAGCAAATCCAGCACGCCCAAGGCGTTGCCGTTGCCTGTGACCGTTCCGAAGTGGCCGTTCCTATTGGCGGACATTATTTTCATTGGACTCGCCTATTGGATCAGCACGCTCATCGACGGCCCTGCGCAACAGTGGCACATCTCTAGCATTTTAGTGTGCGCCGGATTGGGCGCGGCGTTTGCAGTGGCGCCGTTTTATTTTGAGTATCGCGCGGAAGCCAAGGCGGTGGAGATTGCCCAGCTCACCACCGTGGCCAAGGAGGTCAACAACATGGAAACCGTGGCCGCTCAAATTTCCGAAGCCACCGCCAGCTGGAATGCTGTGCAGGAATCCTCCGGCCAAACCGCTCAGCTTGCAGAAGAGATTGCCGCCGGCATCGCCGCCACGGTGAAAGAGCATCACGAGTTTATGGCCAAGGCAGGCAATGACGAACACGCCACGCTGAAGCTCGAAGTGGAAAAACTGCGCCGCGCCGAACAGGATTGGGCGTCGACACTGGTGGGCCAGCTCGATTTGATTTTTCGCCTCGAACGTTCAGCCGCTGCGTCCGGCAAAGAACCGTTTATGCAAACGATGGCCACCTTCCAGGGCCAATGCCGCGAGCTCGCCAAACGCGTGGGCCTGGTGGCGTTTGAAGCGGACGCAGATGCTGCTTTTGACGCTGAACATCACGCCGTACTCGATAACGAGCCCAAGCCCACCGATGGCGACAAGGTCACCGAAACCCGCCTGCCCGGCATCCGCCTCCAAGGCCGGTTGATCCGCAAGCCGTTGGTGTCGGTAGCTTAA